A genomic stretch from Puntigrus tetrazona isolate hp1 chromosome 6, ASM1883169v1, whole genome shotgun sequence includes:
- the LOC122346645 gene encoding protein argonaute 3-like, translating into MSGRGRVGRGRGQGRRGRGEGGRGRGEAGLGRGEGGRGRGEGGRGRGEAGLGRGQGGLGRGEAGPGQGRRGRGRVRAVRVRAVVTDEIRATIIDHVINHGLSLREAGERVQPNLRRSTVASIIRIFQQTNRTQRLPCSGGRRKLLTEDQEHAIVGMWKASAWLPSLEL; encoded by the exons atgtcGGGACGAGGAAGAGTTGGACGAGGGAGAGGACAAGGTAgacgagggagaggagaaggtggacgagggagaggagaagctggactagggagaggagaaggtggacgagggagaggagaaggtggacgagggagaggagaagctgGACTAGGGAGAGGGCAAGGTGGACTAGGGAGAGGAGAAGCTGGACCGGGACAAGGTAGAAGAGGTAGGGGTAGAGTAAGAGCTGTAAGAGTAAGAGCTGTTGTTACAGATGAAATAAGAGCCACTATTATTGACCACGTGATAAACCATGGTCTGTCATTGAGAGAGGCAGGTGAAAGAGTCCAGCCCAATCTTAGACGGTCAACTGTGGCATCCATTATCCGAATTTTTCAACAAACCAACAG AACACAACGACTTCCTTGCTCTGGGGGAAGAAGAAAACTGCTCACTGAGGACCAAGAGCATGCTATTGTAGG AATGTGGAAAGCATCAGCCTGGCTACCATCACTCGAactctga